In Thiospirochaeta perfilievii, a single window of DNA contains:
- the dnaX gene encoding DNA polymerase III subunit gamma/tau — translation MAYEVTANRRRPQVFQDLAGQEFVVSTLTSAIKSKRIAHAYLFSGPRGVGKTSSARILAKSLNCKEGPTDLPCGKCNNCREITTGSSMDVIEIDGASNTSVNDIREIKDEVLFAPNGSKYKIYIIDEVHMLSNSAFNALLKTIEEPPEYIIFIFATTEIHKVPATIRSRCQQFNFRLIPTETLKELLVEACTDMNIKYNDDALFWIAKEGNGSSRDAYTLYDQIVSFSENDITLEKIREKLGLVGLDNMNDLVESMAKKDPTEVLNKCDYILKSGVAVEQFIVDLAEYFRNLLFLNYGINKESLLGCSSDRFSKISVDSFSVIQLEHAVDLILKLYKDIRYSVNPRFELELLLSRLSTLTDYISNDEILDKIKILKESISGGSFTTEQKVKPKIDNLEKKKTINIDPQQIETSNPAEQFFNKFKTGHKKSQSGKQDRVESPRVESPRVESPRVESEDSFNISKGEKVSIETIKKSVFRKLRGSSITLASTLEKAERWELVDSNIYLTYKNPFEAALVEKEKSKVLSYIKEIDNTIKSISINKSEIKDININIHENDEQIDKILTMFRGSIV, via the coding sequence ATGGCATATGAAGTAACAGCTAATAGAAGAAGACCTCAAGTATTTCAAGATCTTGCTGGACAAGAATTTGTAGTTTCAACGCTAACTAGCGCAATCAAATCTAAAAGAATAGCTCATGCATATCTATTTTCAGGGCCTAGAGGTGTAGGTAAAACATCTTCAGCACGAATTTTAGCTAAATCTCTTAATTGTAAAGAGGGTCCTACAGACTTACCGTGTGGTAAATGTAATAACTGTCGAGAAATAACAACCGGTAGCTCTATGGACGTTATAGAGATAGATGGAGCCTCTAATACTAGTGTTAATGATATAAGAGAGATTAAAGATGAAGTACTATTTGCTCCTAACGGTTCTAAATATAAAATATATATAATCGATGAAGTTCATATGTTATCTAATAGTGCATTTAATGCCCTATTAAAAACTATTGAAGAGCCACCAGAGTATATTATATTCATCTTTGCAACAACTGAGATTCATAAGGTTCCTGCTACTATAAGAAGTAGATGTCAACAATTTAACTTTAGATTAATACCTACAGAGACTTTAAAGGAACTGTTAGTAGAAGCATGTACAGATATGAATATCAAATATAATGATGATGCTCTATTCTGGATTGCAAAAGAGGGAAATGGTTCATCAAGGGATGCATATACTCTTTATGATCAAATTGTCTCTTTTAGTGAAAATGATATAACTCTAGAGAAAATTAGAGAAAAATTAGGCCTAGTTGGATTAGATAATATGAATGATCTCGTTGAATCTATGGCAAAAAAAGACCCTACAGAAGTACTAAACAAGTGTGACTATATACTAAAGTCAGGTGTTGCTGTTGAGCAGTTTATCGTTGATTTAGCAGAGTATTTTAGAAATTTACTATTTTTAAATTATGGAATAAATAAAGAGTCTCTATTAGGCTGTTCTAGTGATCGATTTTCAAAAATATCTGTTGATAGCTTCAGTGTAATTCAATTAGAACACGCAGTAGATTTAATTTTAAAACTTTATAAGGATATTCGTTACTCAGTCAATCCCAGGTTTGAATTAGAACTACTTCTAAGTAGATTATCAACTTTGACTGATTATATCTCTAATGATGAAATATTAGATAAAATAAAAATTTTAAAAGAGTCTATTTCTGGAGGATCATTTACAACTGAACAGAAAGTGAAACCAAAAATAGATAATTTAGAAAAAAAAAAAACTATAAATATTGATCCACAACAAATAGAAACTTCAAATCCAGCAGAACAGTTCTTTAATAAGTTCAAAACTGGTCATAAAAAGAGTCAAAGTGGAAAACAAGATAGAGTAGAGAGTCCTAGAGTAGAGAGTCCTAGAGTAGAGAGCCCTAGAGTAGAGAGTGAAGATAGTTTTAATATTTCCAAGGGTGAAAAAGTATCAATAGAAACTATTAAAAAAAGTGTATTCAGAAAGTTAAGAGGAAGTAGTATTACCCTTGCATCTACACTTGAAAAAGCTGAAAGATGGGAATTGGTAGATAGTAATATATATTTAACATATAAAAACCCTTTTGAAGCTGCACTAGTTGAAAAAGAAAAAAGTAAAGTTTTAAGTTATATAAAAGAGATAGATAACACAATTAAGAGTATAAGCATAAATAAATCAGAAATAAAAGATATTAATATTAACATACACGAAAACGATGAACAAATTGATAAAATTCTTACTATGTTTCGTGGTTCAATAGTTTAG
- a CDS encoding YbaB/EbfC family nucleoid-associated protein, with product MDFNPAELMKNISNMKSQMKDVQEKLKNIKATGSSGGGLVKIEMNGEMVIEKITLDPIAVDPRDIDMLQDLIIAAINNAQANAKDKIQQEIGSAANLDLPFDFGGLK from the coding sequence ATGGATTTTAACCCAGCAGAATTAATGAAAAACATCAGTAATATGAAGTCTCAGATGAAAGATGTTCAAGAGAAATTAAAAAACATTAAAGCTACAGGTTCATCTGGAGGCGGTTTAGTAAAAATTGAGATGAATGGGGAGATGGTAATTGAAAAAATAACATTGGACCCTATAGCTGTAGATCCTAGGGATATAGATATGCTACAGGACCTAATTATAGCAGCTATAAATAATGCCCAAGCGAATGCTAAGGATAAAATTCAACAGGAGATTGGTTCTGCAGCTAATTTAGATCTACCCTTCGATTTTGGTGGTTTAAAATAA
- the recR gene encoding recombination mediator RecR produces the protein MESLDNLISSFSSLPSIGKKSATRLAYFILKSDKRIAEKLAHDLLNIKVMVKNCSQCGTYTEGDICNICSSLNRDKIICVVEQSQDVYFIDSTGEYSGYFHVLNGVLSPLNGVGPKELKLDKLVNRIKEEGFKEVIIATNPTLEGDTTALYILKLLEGIDVKVSRIASGMPVGGDMEYIDKQTLSRSLKGRISY, from the coding sequence ATGGAATCCCTTGATAATCTAATTAGTTCATTCTCATCTCTACCTTCTATTGGTAAAAAAAGTGCAACTAGATTAGCTTATTTTATATTAAAAAGTGATAAAAGAATTGCAGAGAAATTAGCCCATGATCTATTAAATATTAAAGTTATGGTCAAAAATTGTTCTCAATGTGGAACATATACAGAGGGAGATATTTGTAACATATGTTCTAGCCTTAACAGGGATAAAATTATCTGTGTTGTAGAGCAGTCTCAGGATGTATATTTTATAGATTCTACAGGGGAATATAGCGGGTATTTTCATGTTTTAAATGGCGTTTTATCTCCACTAAATGGAGTGGGTCCAAAAGAGTTAAAATTAGATAAATTAGTAAATCGTATTAAGGAAGAGGGTTTTAAAGAGGTTATAATAGCTACAAACCCAACTTTGGAAGGAGATACTACAGCACTTTATATTCTTAAGCTACTAGAGGGCATAGATGTAAAAGTCTCAAGGATTGCTTCAGGAATGCCTGTAGGAGGAGATATGGAGTATATAGATAAACAGACCCTAAGTAGATCACTTAAAGGTCGTATAAGCTATTAA
- a CDS encoding 5' nucleotidase, NT5C type, which translates to MKIVYLDLDGVCSNFIKSCIVANNLDYYDTIYRWEKDFKGVFSAFEVFGIDNSLFWKNIESQGEEFWSDMEVYSWFYELYNELSKVGRVIFLTKPSNSPLSHSGKIKWLQKRFDKNFKDYIFTPHKELLANKNSYLVDDCPNNIKKFNDAGGNGILFPQFWNSKIDIEDKVSYILDKISN; encoded by the coding sequence ATGAAAATAGTTTATTTAGATTTAGATGGAGTTTGTTCAAACTTTATAAAGTCTTGTATAGTTGCAAATAATTTAGATTATTATGATACCATTTATAGATGGGAAAAGGACTTCAAAGGCGTATTTTCAGCTTTTGAAGTCTTTGGAATTGATAATAGTCTATTTTGGAAAAATATTGAGTCTCAAGGTGAAGAATTTTGGTCTGATATGGAAGTTTATTCATGGTTTTATGAACTATATAATGAACTTTCTAAGGTAGGAAGAGTTATATTCTTAACCAAACCCTCAAATTCTCCCCTATCTCACTCTGGTAAAATAAAGTGGCTACAAAAAAGATTTGATAAAAATTTCAAAGATTATATCTTTACACCACATAAAGAGTTATTAGCTAATAAAAATAGTTATTTAGTTGATGACTGTCCCAACAATATTAAGAAGTTTAATGATGCTGGTGGAAATGGTATTCTTTTCCCCCAGTTCTGGAATAGTAAAATAGATATTGAAGATAAAGTTAGTTATATACTAGATAAGATTTCTAATTAA
- a CDS encoding MGH1-like glycoside hydrolase domain-containing protein: MALKEEFPSVNYYDQDFVDIYDRTWAWSNDFENKGNATNGIGEYFTHPDKNTINMFETCMSSFFLVYSNKNYDMAVYLDNFYKKQESCGAIRSDYSLEDGKPVFTDENPDGLNPPIFAWIEYNLYHKVGAKKRIKEIMPYLEKYYSWLDDNFRMENGLYSVPLSATTMDNSPRKDSYYQIDFNSQIALSCLYMSALGDVLNDKEISFRYKKRYFSLKTRISTKMWNEEDGFYYDLDKNENQIKVKTIAAYWTLLAELPNEEKLEVLINHLNDPNEFGTDNPFPTLAVSSQDFNENGNGYCGSVYPYFTFMVIKGLEKYNKYELARESAIKHLYFILDTFHPENGQKGSLWEAYKPLKEGPATWDEKPYLPLYIPATGISTIALMIENIVGLCISLPRKTVDWIVPTLELMGISDLSLKRNMITILTNKTNRGWEIRLESEKLYYFTFDLIGEKKKTLPIPSGKCSMLIDKL; the protein is encoded by the coding sequence ATGGCTTTAAAGGAAGAATTTCCAAGCGTAAACTATTATGATCAAGATTTTGTTGATATTTATGATAGAACTTGGGCTTGGTCAAATGATTTTGAAAATAAGGGAAATGCAACTAATGGTATAGGTGAATACTTCACGCACCCCGACAAAAATACAATAAATATGTTTGAAACATGTATGTCATCATTTTTTTTGGTATATTCAAATAAAAATTATGATATGGCTGTCTATTTAGACAACTTCTATAAAAAACAAGAAAGTTGTGGAGCTATTAGGTCAGATTATAGCTTAGAAGATGGAAAGCCAGTTTTCACTGATGAAAATCCCGATGGGTTAAACCCACCAATTTTTGCATGGATAGAGTATAATCTTTACCATAAGGTTGGGGCAAAAAAAAGAATAAAAGAGATAATGCCTTATCTTGAAAAGTACTACTCCTGGTTAGATGATAACTTTAGAATGGAAAATGGACTATATTCTGTGCCATTAAGTGCTACAACAATGGATAATTCCCCAAGGAAAGACTCCTATTATCAAATAGATTTTAATAGTCAAATAGCTCTATCATGTCTATATATGTCTGCTCTTGGAGATGTTTTAAATGATAAAGAGATTAGTTTTAGATATAAAAAGAGATATTTCTCACTGAAAACAAGAATATCTACAAAAATGTGGAACGAAGAGGATGGTTTTTATTATGATCTTGATAAAAATGAAAATCAGATAAAAGTAAAAACTATCGCAGCCTATTGGACACTTTTAGCAGAACTTCCAAACGAAGAGAAATTAGAAGTTCTAATTAATCACTTAAATGATCCAAATGAATTTGGAACTGATAATCCATTTCCTACTCTAGCTGTTAGCTCTCAAGACTTTAACGAAAATGGTAATGGGTATTGTGGTTCAGTCTATCCATATTTTACTTTTATGGTAATAAAGGGTTTAGAAAAGTATAATAAGTATGAACTTGCAAGGGAAAGTGCTATAAAACATTTATACTTTATATTAGATACATTTCACCCTGAAAATGGTCAAAAAGGATCCTTATGGGAAGCATATAAACCATTAAAGGAGGGGCCTGCTACTTGGGATGAAAAACCATATCTTCCTCTTTATATTCCTGCAACAGGGATTTCTACAATAGCTTTAATGATAGAGAATATTGTAGGTTTATGCATAAGTCTACCTAGAAAAACTGTAGATTGGATTGTACCAACATTAGAACTTATGGGAATTAGTGATTTATCCTTAAAAAGAAATATGATTACAATATTAACCAATAAAACCAACAGAGGATGGGAAATTAGGTTAGAATCAGAAAAACTTTATTACTTTACATTTGATTTAATTGGAGAAAAGAAAAAAACACTTCCTATTCCATCTGGTAAATGTTCAATGTTAATTGATAAGTTATGA
- a CDS encoding D-alanyl-D-alanine carboxypeptidase family protein, translating to MRLYLFLFLSLYLSTLLFGENLELWAETAILIDYNTKQILYQKNKDLEIPPASMTKLVTLFIVYEEIAKGNALKDDLVTISSNADYRNLPRDSSLMFIEQGQRVTLLELMKGLAIPSGNDAAIAIAEHLFGSVDKYLYHLNSEFSKLGLDKLKFVDSSGFDDFNSITVSQFVEFCLILLERYPEITDELFMLDNFTYPKKVNGYSTIGSIKQLNHNPLVSIYPGVKGLKTGFINKSGMNISLYAENNDRKIVGVIAGVKDPKKDIAAKKRFYDSITLLNYGFQNYQNIYLDKIKLPKIKTSKGNFIQPIIPYKRLFTLNNNSSFKYRLLNENLDSSFLGYVEIKNGQLSYNFPIYQK from the coding sequence ATGCGATTATATTTATTTCTATTTTTATCACTTTATTTATCCACCTTGTTATTTGGGGAAAATTTAGAATTATGGGCTGAAACTGCAATTTTAATTGATTATAATACTAAACAGATATTATACCAAAAAAATAAGGACTTAGAGATACCACCGGCATCTATGACAAAACTTGTTACTCTATTTATTGTTTATGAAGAGATAGCCAAGGGGAATGCTTTAAAAGATGATTTAGTAACTATCTCATCAAATGCTGACTATAGGAATTTACCTAGAGACTCCTCTTTAATGTTTATAGAGCAGGGTCAGAGGGTTACACTTTTAGAATTAATGAAGGGTTTAGCAATACCCTCAGGAAATGATGCTGCAATTGCTATAGCAGAGCACCTTTTTGGTAGTGTAGATAAATATTTATATCATTTAAATAGTGAGTTTTCGAAACTAGGTTTAGATAAATTGAAATTTGTTGATTCATCAGGGTTTGATGACTTCAACTCTATTACTGTTTCCCAATTTGTAGAGTTTTGTCTAATTCTATTGGAGAGATATCCTGAGATAACAGATGAATTATTTATGCTTGATAACTTTACATATCCTAAAAAAGTTAACGGATATTCAACTATTGGAAGTATAAAACAGTTAAATCATAACCCTTTAGTATCCATTTATCCTGGTGTAAAGGGTTTAAAAACAGGGTTTATTAATAAATCTGGAATGAATATATCTCTTTATGCTGAAAATAACGATAGAAAAATAGTTGGTGTTATTGCAGGTGTAAAGGATCCTAAAAAAGACATAGCAGCAAAGAAACGTTTTTATGATAGTATTACCCTTTTAAATTATGGTTTTCAAAACTATCAAAATATATATTTAGATAAAATAAAACTTCCAAAGATAAAAACTTCTAAGGGTAATTTTATACAACCTATTATTCCATATAAGCGTCTATTCACTTTAAATAATAATAGTAGTTTTAAATATAGATTATTAAATGAAAACCTAGATTCATCCTTTTTAGGTTATGTAGAGATAAAAAATGGACAGCTAAGCTATAATTTTCCCATCTATCAAAAATAA
- a CDS encoding response regulator transcription factor — translation MAHEIILVIDDDDDLREFTVTSLKTEGFKTIEARNGNEAIFKAKNQEIDLVLLDLNLPDIDGEDVLQDLKSLNKLLPIIVLSGKQSVSSKVLTLGFGADDYVTKPFSEDELIARIKANIKKYSMFNEISESKKSDFLNLGNISLDQRNFIVKIEDREEKLSPRLFSLLRFFMENPDVVFNKRDIYSKVWDDNLFDDNTVTVFIRKLRRIIELDPGKPKHLLTIWGEGYKFIPSEK, via the coding sequence ATGGCACACGAAATAATTTTAGTAATTGATGATGATGATGATTTAAGAGAGTTTACTGTTACTTCCTTAAAAACGGAAGGTTTTAAAACTATTGAAGCTCGAAACGGTAATGAGGCTATTTTCAAAGCAAAGAATCAAGAAATTGATTTAGTTTTATTGGATCTAAATCTTCCTGATATTGATGGTGAAGATGTTTTACAAGATTTAAAGTCGCTTAATAAGTTACTTCCTATAATTGTTTTATCAGGAAAACAATCTGTGTCCTCAAAAGTTTTAACTCTAGGTTTTGGGGCAGATGATTATGTTACGAAACCATTTAGTGAAGATGAGTTAATTGCAAGAATCAAGGCTAATATTAAAAAATATTCAATGTTCAATGAAATTTCTGAAAGTAAAAAATCAGATTTTTTAAACCTAGGGAATATATCCTTAGATCAGAGAAATTTTATAGTTAAAATTGAAGATAGGGAAGAGAAGTTATCACCAAGACTTTTTAGCCTTCTTAGATTTTTTATGGAAAATCCAGATGTAGTTTTTAATAAAAGAGATATATATTCAAAAGTCTGGGATGATAACCTTTTTGATGATAATACTGTTACAGTTTTTATAAGAAAATTACGTAGAATCATAGAGTTAGATCCTGGAAAGCCTAAACATCTTTTAACAATTTGGGGTGAAGGATATAAGTTTATTCCTTCGGAAAAGTAA
- a CDS encoding HAMP domain-containing sensor histidine kinase: MNKLKSDIVDMAAHDLKSPLTLISGYANRIVKNTPEDSLERTNADKIVNSSNKMLSIINKLLNNSKYENQILNYEKLNIVDLINCTIKFYSDMAQNKKQKINFYYYSPEIFINVDKVSICTVLDNLLTNAIKYSPTNSHININLEDNGVSVKISIKDSGDGFTEKEIENLFTKFFPFKNKPTQGENSTGLGLYIIYDMVKKNNGKIDLKSKIGNGSEFILTFPKE, from the coding sequence ATTAACAAGCTAAAATCAGACATTGTAGATATGGCAGCCCACGATTTAAAGTCTCCACTAACACTAATTTCAGGTTACGCTAATAGAATAGTTAAAAATACCCCAGAGGATAGTTTAGAAAGAACCAATGCTGATAAGATAGTAAATTCATCTAATAAGATGTTATCAATAATAAATAAACTTTTAAATAACTCAAAATATGAAAATCAAATTCTAAACTATGAAAAATTAAATATTGTAGATCTAATTAATTGTACTATTAAATTCTATTCAGATATGGCACAAAACAAGAAGCAGAAAATTAATTTCTACTACTACTCTCCAGAGATCTTTATAAATGTTGATAAAGTATCTATATGTACTGTGTTGGACAACTTATTAACGAATGCAATTAAATACTCTCCAACTAATAGTCATATAAATATAAACTTAGAAGATAATGGAGTAAGTGTAAAAATATCAATTAAAGATAGTGGTGATGGTTTTACTGAAAAAGAGATTGAAAATCTATTTACTAAATTCTTTCCATTTAAAAATAAACCAACCCAGGGTGAAAATTCCACTGGATTAGGTTTATATATAATATATGATATGGTTAAAAAAAATAATGGAAAGATTGATTTAAAATCAAAAATAGGAAATGGTAGTGAATTTATCCTTACTTTTCCGAAGGAATAA
- a CDS encoding response regulator transcription factor produces MKIYLIIILLILTLLIHLFFFLINRSKRYNNYLESKILKKNLTKTELFSINSITQNNHHFTVLIVEDDMANRKILKAQLTSAKYSVLTAKDGESALKLIFSEKKIDVVLLDLILPDISGFNVCKSIREKFNIFEKPVIMVTSKNYIKDLVEGFSVGANDFVTKPYNIYELIARINSSLSLKHIYEDNSSLKKLTS; encoded by the coding sequence ATGAAAATATATTTAATAATAATCCTATTAATACTAACACTTCTAATACATTTGTTCTTTTTTTTAATAAATAGAAGTAAACGATACAATAACTATCTAGAGAGTAAAATATTAAAAAAAAATCTAACTAAAACAGAACTTTTTTCTATTAACTCAATAACTCAAAATAATCACCATTTTACAGTGTTAATCGTTGAAGATGATATGGCAAATAGAAAAATATTAAAGGCTCAACTAACATCAGCTAAGTATAGTGTATTAACAGCAAAGGATGGAGAGAGCGCCTTAAAATTAATCTTTAGTGAAAAAAAGATCGATGTAGTATTACTAGATTTAATCTTACCTGATATTTCAGGTTTTAATGTCTGTAAAAGTATACGTGAAAAATTTAATATTTTTGAAAAGCCTGTAATTATGGTTACATCAAAAAACTATATCAAGGATTTAGTTGAAGGTTTTAGTGTAGGGGCAAATGACTTTGTAACAAAGCCTTATAATATTTACGAATTAATTGCACGAATAAACTCTTCCTTATCTTTAAAACATATCTATGAAGATAATAGCTCTTTAAAAAAATTAACAAGCTAA
- a CDS encoding SPFH domain-containing protein, translating into MFFIETIINNLPIILVIVAILILFKSIRVVPAQSAYVVERLGKYNSTYLAGFHILIPFIDKIQYKHSLKEKALPVPPQPCFTEDNVKIDIDGVLYFKVTDPVKASYGITKRHYTPKLQDYEYATIQLAQTMMRSVIGKMDLDTTFEERERINAEIIQNVDQATTPWGISVTRYEIQNIDFPQTVLKTMEKQVQADRDKRARILDSEGDMMSRIRRSEGELQKLINISEGQKEKMINEAEGKAAEILSLSKATAISITKIADAISNPGGKDALTLQLTEDYITSLSSLSKNNTNIVLPLDMTNPEVIVNKIKKSLT; encoded by the coding sequence ATGTTCTTTATAGAAACAATTATAAATAATTTACCAATTATTTTAGTTATAGTAGCAATTCTTATACTTTTTAAATCAATAAGAGTTGTTCCTGCCCAGTCAGCCTATGTAGTTGAGAGACTAGGAAAATATAACTCTACTTACCTAGCAGGTTTCCATATTCTTATACCATTTATTGATAAAATACAGTATAAACACAGCTTAAAAGAGAAAGCTCTTCCAGTACCTCCACAACCTTGTTTTACTGAAGATAATGTTAAAATCGACATAGACGGTGTTTTATATTTTAAGGTTACGGACCCTGTAAAAGCTAGTTATGGTATTACAAAACGACATTACACTCCTAAATTACAGGATTATGAGTATGCGACTATTCAACTAGCCCAAACAATGATGAGGTCTGTAATTGGTAAAATGGACTTAGATACAACATTTGAAGAGAGAGAGCGAATAAATGCTGAAATAATTCAGAATGTTGATCAGGCAACAACTCCTTGGGGTATATCTGTAACCAGATATGAGATCCAAAATATTGATTTTCCTCAAACTGTACTAAAAACCATGGAAAAACAAGTACAAGCAGATAGAGATAAACGAGCTAGGATTTTAGATTCTGAAGGTGATATGATGTCTAGAATTAGACGATCGGAAGGGGAATTACAGAAACTTATTAACATAAGTGAAGGGCAAAAAGAGAAAATGATAAACGAAGCTGAAGGTAAAGCAGCTGAAATTTTATCCCTCTCTAAAGCTACTGCTATAAGTATAACTAAAATTGCTGATGCAATTTCTAATCCAGGAGGAAAAGATGCTTTAACTCTTCAATTAACTGAAGACTATATAACATCTCTGTCTTCATTAAGTAAAAATAATACAAATATTGTATTACCCCTTGATATGACAAACCCCGAAGTTATTGTAAATAAAATTAAAAAATCATTAACTTAA
- a CDS encoding SPFH domain-containing protein: protein MFLSFLLAIVVIYILIKTFVIVPQENAWVIENLGKYKKTLGPGLHIVIPVIQKVAYKHTLKEEVIDVPPQICITKDNVQLKIDGILYLKVMDPNKASYGIDNYRFATAQLAQTTLRSEIGKISLDKTFSEREDINAAVVKSVDIASDPWGIKVTRYEIKDIDPPITIQNAMEQQMTAEREKRADILESDGIKKAQINQSMGEKQEAINYSLGEKQSKVNRAVGKAKAIEIVAQAQSEGLKIVGEAINKTNGKTAMQMRIVQQYIGELETIISNSETTVLPLPEAELNSILQTILPAIKGGKN, encoded by the coding sequence ATGTTCTTATCATTTTTATTGGCAATAGTTGTTATTTATATTTTAATAAAAACTTTTGTTATTGTACCCCAAGAAAATGCTTGGGTAATTGAAAATCTAGGTAAATATAAGAAAACTTTAGGTCCTGGATTACACATTGTTATACCTGTAATTCAAAAAGTAGCTTATAAACATACATTAAAAGAGGAGGTTATTGATGTACCTCCCCAAATTTGTATAACAAAGGATAATGTTCAACTAAAAATTGATGGTATTTTATATTTAAAAGTTATGGACCCAAATAAAGCATCCTATGGAATAGATAATTATAGGTTCGCAACAGCACAACTAGCACAGACGACACTAAGAAGTGAAATTGGAAAAATTTCCTTAGATAAAACGTTTAGTGAAAGAGAAGATATTAATGCTGCTGTAGTTAAAAGTGTAGATATAGCTTCTGATCCATGGGGTATTAAAGTTACTCGATATGAAATAAAAGATATTGATCCTCCTATAACTATACAAAATGCTATGGAGCAACAAATGACAGCTGAAAGAGAGAAAAGAGCTGATATTTTAGAGAGTGATGGAATTAAAAAAGCACAAATAAACCAGTCAATGGGAGAGAAGCAAGAGGCTATCAATTACTCTCTTGGAGAGAAACAAAGCAAGGTAAATAGGGCTGTAGGGAAGGCTAAGGCTATAGAGATAGTAGCTCAGGCTCAATCCGAGGGTTTAAAAATAGTTGGTGAAGCTATAAATAAAACCAATGGAAAAACAGCAATGCAAATGCGAATAGTACAACAGTACATTGGTGAACTAGAAACAATTATTTCTAATTCAGAAACTACTGTTCTTCCTTTACCAGAAGCGGAATTAAACTCAATTTTACAAACAATACTTCCAGCAATTAAAGGAGGGAAAAACTAA
- a CDS encoding NfeD family protein, with translation MINSITFWFILGILLLLSEFLIPGFTIFFFGLGAILTSILLVIISPLDNFLWVQVIFFLGTSITLFITLRRKFKKTLKGELFKEKDDYTGKECLVIESVTKEKQGRIKFNGTTWSAISLDKTVKKNQKATILGKKDGNPLVFIIQK, from the coding sequence ATGATTAATAGTATAACTTTTTGGTTTATTCTAGGAATTTTATTGTTATTATCTGAGTTTTTAATTCCAGGTTTTACAATATTCTTCTTTGGCTTAGGTGCTATATTAACATCTATTTTACTTGTTATTATCTCTCCCTTAGACAATTTTCTCTGGGTACAGGTTATATTTTTCTTAGGAACATCTATAACTCTATTCATTACTTTAAGACGTAAGTTTAAAAAAACCTTAAAAGGAGAACTCTTTAAGGAAAAAGATGATTATACTGGAAAAGAGTGCCTTGTAATTGAGAGTGTAACAAAAGAGAAACAGGGTAGAATAAAGTTTAACGGAACCACTTGGAGTGCTATTAGTTTAGACAAAACGGTTAAAAAAAATCAAAAGGCTACTATTCTTGGTAAAAAAGATGGTAATCCATTGGTTTTTATTATACAAAAATAA
- a CDS encoding YigZ family protein has protein sequence MVQIPTEEYITQIEIKKSKFIGIGVPIESVDDARSKLSNLKKEYMDARHICYGFVWGEKSTHMGMSDDGEPHGTAGMPILEVVKGSGYENFLVAVVRYFGGTKLGTGGLVKAYTEITQEVVKGIPVEVYIEKISLSMTIPYTLYNQVKILFDEYKCQIINENFDTDITVNFSIPLENMRVFEDKIKNLSKGCVTLTKG, from the coding sequence ATGGTTCAAATACCGACAGAAGAGTATATAACTCAAATTGAAATTAAGAAATCTAAATTTATCGGAATAGGGGTACCAATTGAGAGTGTTGATGATGCCCGAAGTAAACTCTCTAATTTAAAAAAAGAGTATATGGATGCTAGACATATCTGTTATGGTTTTGTCTGGGGTGAGAAATCAACCCATATGGGGATGAGTGATGATGGAGAACCCCATGGTACAGCTGGAATGCCAATATTAGAAGTTGTTAAGGGTTCTGGGTATGAGAATTTCCTTGTAGCAGTTGTTAGGTACTTTGGTGGGACTAAATTAGGTACAGGTGGTTTAGTTAAAGCGTATACCGAGATTACTCAAGAAGTAGTTAAAGGAATACCTGTTGAGGTATATATAGAAAAAATCTCACTTTCTATGACAATTCCATACACCTTATACAATCAAGTTAAAATACTTTTTGATGAGTATAAATGCCAAATAATAAATGAGAACTTTGATACAGACATTACAGTAAATTTCTCTATACCCCTTGAAAATATGAGAGTATTTGAAGATAAAATAAAAAATTTATCTAAGGGTTGTGTCACTCTAACTAAGGGATAA